One Cohnella candidum genomic region harbors:
- a CDS encoding glycoside hydrolase family 13 protein: MKKTWWKEAVVYQVYWRSFLDTDGDGYGDLEGVIRKLDYIKELGADVVWLNPCYGSPDVDNGYDISDYRSVMPKAGTMDTFERLLKEVHARGMKLIMDLVVNHTSDKHPWFIESRSSKDNPKRDYYIWRKEANNWRSYFTPSTWEYDEATEEYYFHSFAVEQPDLNWANPQVREEIYDMMRFWLDKGIDGFRMDVINLLAKQEGFPDAENPDDISYLGNNPGIHEYLHEMHDRVLKHYDVFTVGEIPFVTPEDGVLYVGEDRGELNTLFHFEVLDYMAHWDMKKFKEIQKRWYDGMWGKGWNSQFMNNHDHTRVVTRFGNDREYRVESAKCFATLTHTLPGMPYVYQGEEIGMTGVRYPSIDDYNDIALKNKYKEEVAKGRDPQEVFDSLLHLARDNSRTPMQWDESANSGFSEGDPWLKVNPNYSEINVKQALADRDSVFYYYQNLIRLRKENEVMVYGSYEPILEDHPQLYAYFRALGDEKWFVLLNISEQEVRAELPEEVASRLGETIVRNYHKADTLVLKPYEARVYRI; this comes from the coding sequence ATGAAGAAAACATGGTGGAAAGAAGCCGTCGTTTACCAGGTTTATTGGCGGAGCTTTCTCGATACGGACGGAGACGGATACGGCGACCTCGAGGGCGTCATCCGCAAGCTGGATTACATCAAGGAGCTCGGCGCGGATGTCGTGTGGCTGAATCCGTGCTACGGTTCGCCGGACGTCGATAACGGCTACGACATTTCCGATTACCGGTCCGTCATGCCGAAGGCCGGCACGATGGACACGTTCGAACGGCTGCTGAAGGAAGTCCATGCCCGAGGCATGAAGCTGATCATGGACTTGGTCGTGAACCATACTTCGGACAAGCACCCGTGGTTCATCGAATCCCGGTCGTCCAAGGACAACCCGAAGCGGGATTACTACATTTGGCGGAAGGAAGCGAACAACTGGCGCTCCTACTTCACGCCTTCTACTTGGGAGTACGACGAGGCGACCGAAGAGTATTATTTCCACTCGTTCGCCGTCGAGCAGCCCGATTTGAACTGGGCCAACCCGCAGGTGCGGGAAGAAATCTACGACATGATGCGCTTCTGGCTCGACAAAGGGATCGACGGCTTCCGCATGGACGTCATCAATCTGCTGGCCAAGCAGGAAGGTTTCCCGGACGCGGAAAATCCCGACGACATCTCCTATTTGGGCAACAACCCGGGCATTCACGAGTACCTGCATGAGATGCACGATCGCGTCCTGAAGCATTACGACGTCTTCACCGTGGGCGAGATCCCCTTCGTTACGCCGGAGGACGGCGTGCTGTACGTGGGAGAGGACCGGGGCGAGCTGAACACGCTGTTCCATTTCGAAGTGCTGGATTACATGGCGCATTGGGACATGAAGAAGTTCAAGGAAATCCAAAAACGCTGGTACGACGGCATGTGGGGCAAAGGCTGGAACTCGCAGTTCATGAACAACCACGACCACACCCGCGTCGTCACCCGTTTCGGAAACGATCGCGAATACCGCGTGGAATCGGCCAAATGCTTCGCGACGCTGACCCATACCCTTCCGGGAATGCCGTACGTGTATCAGGGTGAAGAGATCGGCATGACCGGCGTGCGGTACCCGTCGATCGACGATTACAACGACATCGCTTTGAAGAACAAGTACAAGGAAGAAGTGGCCAAGGGTAGGGACCCGCAGGAAGTGTTCGACAGCCTGCTCCATCTGGCGCGGGACAACTCGAGAACTCCGATGCAATGGGATGAATCCGCAAACTCCGGGTTCAGCGAAGGCGATCCATGGCTCAAAGTGAACCCGAACTATAGTGAGATAAACGTCAAGCAGGCGCTGGCGGATCGGGATTCCGTTTTCTATTACTATCAAAACCTCATCCGGCTGCGGAAAGAGAACGAAGTGATGGTGTACGGAAGCTATGAGCCGATTCTCGAAGATCATCCTCAGTTGTACGCCTACTTCCGCGCGCTTGGAGACGAGAAGTGGTTCGTCCTGCTGAACATTTCCGAACAGGAAGTTCGAGCGGAGCTGCCGGAAGAGGTTGCGTCCCGGTTGGGCGAGACGATCGTCCGCAACTACCATAAGGCTGATACTCTTGTGCTGAAGCCGTACGAAGCCCGAGTTTACAGGATTTGA
- a CDS encoding carbohydrate ABC transporter permease, whose protein sequence is MKTKKGLALTGNYVLLIVLGVLFALPFLYTLYTSLVTMQDVNHLAGFSKWTLANYKLFFTNDAYNVPQWLWNTVAMTAIVIVGNLIINPMAGFALAKLDFAGKKWIYWIVVATMMVPYQMILIPVYVNVAHLGWLNSVLGLTIPFLYQSLYIFMLRQFFISIPGEFIEAARLDGLTKMGAFWRIVYPLARSSLITMSILAFSGTWNSYLIPSTFTSDPTKYVLVVGLNSVKDMFFENTPLIMAGVVLATLPILVFFFIFQKQYIEGVSSSGVKG, encoded by the coding sequence ATGAAAACCAAAAAGGGCTTGGCGCTGACCGGCAACTACGTGCTGCTGATCGTCCTTGGGGTTCTTTTCGCCCTTCCATTCCTATACACGCTGTACACGTCCCTTGTGACGATGCAAGACGTGAACCATTTGGCGGGTTTTTCGAAATGGACCCTGGCCAACTACAAATTGTTCTTCACGAACGATGCCTATAACGTGCCGCAATGGCTTTGGAATACCGTGGCCATGACGGCGATCGTGATCGTCGGCAACCTGATCATCAACCCGATGGCGGGCTTCGCGCTGGCGAAGCTGGATTTCGCGGGCAAGAAGTGGATTTACTGGATCGTCGTCGCCACCATGATGGTGCCGTACCAAATGATCCTGATCCCGGTATACGTGAACGTAGCCCATCTCGGCTGGTTGAACTCGGTCCTCGGGCTCACGATTCCGTTCCTGTACCAGAGCTTGTACATTTTCATGCTGCGCCAGTTCTTCATCAGCATTCCGGGCGAGTTCATCGAAGCCGCACGGCTGGACGGGCTCACGAAAATGGGGGCGTTCTGGCGGATCGTTTATCCGCTGGCGAGATCTTCGCTCATCACGATGTCGATCCTCGCGTTCTCCGGTACGTGGAACAGTTATCTGATTCCGAGCACGTTCACGAGCGACCCGACCAAGTACGTGCTGGTCGTCGGTTTGAACAGCGTGAAGGACATGTTTTTCGAGAACACGCCGCTCATCATGGCGGGCGTCGTGCTCGCCACCTTGCCGATCCTGGTGTTCTTCTTCATCTTCCAGAAACAGTACATCGAAGGCGTATCCAGTTCCGGCGTCAAAGGCTAA
- a CDS encoding ABC transporter substrate-binding protein, whose product MKKKWKYSAPLLLALCLALVLTACGGKNNNAGTDNAQPSASASAATGQKATITMGFWGTAQDLKTYQTAADNISKTYPNITLKIKQYPSSDQFWNQLPGEIAAGVAPDFIKLSNEGSYEYIQKGMFAQLDDLATQGKLDMSRFTQTSLDVWKVDGKQYGIPNSVMPGMFFINEDMWKKAGLGAYPTTWDEVKAAAQKLTTKDVKGIVINIDPFHITNYIKTYGGGWNYGKSINSPENVKALQTIFDMYSAGVAVTPKSLGYGWDGEVFANGKAAMSTGGYWYKSFLKDAAPNLKYAAIPVPKGTTEGSTMISDGYVVLKDAKDKLAAAQAAYYMTNDATQTEFMQNGLNSAVATLSPKYFEMNPEFKALEPALKTATDFAYPSETKKFKDELVTQLENTLLGGAKQTPQQILDTIQAEFK is encoded by the coding sequence ATGAAGAAAAAGTGGAAATACTCGGCTCCGCTCCTGCTGGCTCTGTGCCTGGCACTCGTGCTTACGGCATGCGGCGGCAAGAACAACAACGCGGGAACCGACAACGCTCAGCCATCCGCCAGCGCATCCGCCGCAACCGGCCAGAAAGCGACCATTACGATGGGCTTCTGGGGAACGGCGCAGGACTTGAAAACGTATCAGACCGCAGCGGATAACATCTCCAAGACCTACCCGAACATCACGCTGAAAATCAAGCAGTACCCGAGCAGCGACCAGTTCTGGAACCAGCTGCCCGGCGAGATCGCAGCCGGCGTCGCTCCGGACTTCATCAAGCTGTCGAACGAAGGCTCGTACGAGTACATCCAGAAGGGCATGTTCGCCCAGTTGGACGATCTGGCCACGCAAGGCAAGCTTGACATGAGCCGCTTTACGCAGACTTCGCTGGACGTATGGAAAGTGGACGGCAAGCAGTACGGCATCCCGAACAGCGTCATGCCGGGCATGTTCTTCATCAACGAAGACATGTGGAAAAAAGCCGGCCTCGGCGCTTACCCGACGACTTGGGATGAAGTGAAAGCCGCAGCGCAGAAGCTGACCACCAAAGACGTCAAGGGGATCGTCATCAACATCGACCCGTTCCACATCACGAACTACATCAAGACCTACGGCGGCGGCTGGAACTACGGCAAGTCGATCAACTCGCCGGAGAACGTCAAGGCGCTGCAAACGATCTTCGACATGTACAGCGCAGGCGTCGCGGTTACCCCGAAATCCCTCGGCTACGGCTGGGACGGCGAAGTATTCGCGAACGGCAAGGCCGCGATGTCGACGGGCGGCTACTGGTACAAGAGCTTCCTGAAGGACGCGGCTCCGAACCTGAAGTACGCGGCCATTCCGGTACCGAAAGGCACGACGGAAGGAAGCACGATGATCTCCGACGGTTACGTCGTGCTGAAGGACGCCAAGGACAAGCTGGCGGCAGCCCAAGCGGCTTACTACATGACGAACGACGCTACGCAAACGGAATTCATGCAGAACGGGCTGAACTCCGCGGTAGCGACCTTGTCGCCGAAGTATTTCGAAATGAACCCGGAATTCAAGGCGCTTGAACCGGCGCTGAAAACGGCCACCGACTTCGCTTATCCGTCCGAAACGAAGAAATTCAAGGACGAGCTGGTTACCCAGCTGGAGAATACGCTGCTCGGCGGCGCGAAACAAACGCCTCAGCAAATCCTCGACACCATCCAAGCAGAATTCAAGTAA
- a CDS encoding response regulator transcription factor, with protein MKILIADDEPLVRIGLKSSYNWNEAGMEIVGEAADGEETLRLMEQLRPDVLILDIKMPKRDGIDVLTEMRHRGMHAKVIILSSFDDFLHVKKAMKLGAVDYFHKPSMNVQEIVGVLQKLQSVIGENRTSGATNGGAGAPTRESILRDMVNGNAQHASETRLRENNLYAVLFSVKKLGQTLQRYSGENAGFLQGTIANLLGELLSKEQETEYVQLQDNLFAILTSHGESKSGQASFAHVNDLVYLVHSSLKRFVNIETVFGISEACHAFSQLPQAVEQALQALEMKFYHPNDPLFYYRNRNLYDEAAQAKIQTLIAAMKNGLKEEKYEGFASSLAEWEEYVQSCECMAENDVKKVYEGLLFMMADEDDFGDGRGRADGLDDFTECSAFYHALFNDMLKTRIAGKNKDYSPLIRNVVQYIDGHYREDISLTLLGDTFHASPNYISRLFKQETGRGLFDYLNLVRIGQAKELLKDYKYKIYEVAEMVGFHSQVHFAIVFNKYEGMSPTDYRKELG; from the coding sequence GTGAAAATTTTGATCGCGGACGACGAACCCCTCGTCAGGATCGGACTGAAGTCCTCCTACAACTGGAACGAAGCCGGCATGGAGATCGTCGGCGAGGCGGCGGACGGAGAGGAAACGCTAAGGCTGATGGAGCAGCTGCGGCCGGATGTTCTCATACTCGATATCAAAATGCCCAAAAGAGACGGCATCGACGTCCTGACGGAAATGCGGCACCGCGGCATGCACGCGAAAGTCATTATTTTAAGCAGCTTCGACGACTTCCTCCACGTCAAGAAAGCGATGAAGCTCGGCGCCGTGGACTATTTCCACAAACCGAGCATGAACGTGCAGGAGATCGTCGGCGTGCTGCAAAAGCTGCAAAGCGTCATCGGCGAGAACCGGACTTCTGGAGCGACGAATGGCGGAGCCGGCGCGCCCACGCGGGAATCGATCCTTCGCGACATGGTGAACGGGAATGCTCAGCATGCCTCGGAAACCCGCCTAAGAGAAAACAACTTGTATGCCGTGCTGTTTTCGGTCAAGAAGCTGGGCCAGACGCTCCAGCGTTACTCGGGCGAAAACGCGGGCTTCCTTCAGGGAACCATAGCGAATCTGCTCGGCGAGCTGCTGTCCAAGGAGCAGGAGACGGAGTACGTGCAGCTCCAGGACAATTTGTTCGCCATCCTGACGTCTCACGGCGAATCCAAGAGCGGACAAGCGTCGTTCGCGCACGTCAACGATCTCGTCTATTTGGTGCACAGCTCGCTGAAGCGTTTCGTGAACATCGAGACCGTATTCGGCATCAGCGAGGCCTGCCATGCGTTCTCCCAGCTGCCCCAAGCCGTGGAGCAGGCCCTGCAGGCGCTTGAGATGAAGTTTTATCACCCGAACGATCCCTTATTCTATTACCGCAACCGCAACCTGTACGACGAAGCCGCGCAGGCGAAGATCCAGACGCTGATCGCGGCGATGAAGAACGGCTTGAAGGAAGAAAAGTACGAAGGGTTCGCGTCATCGCTGGCGGAATGGGAAGAATATGTCCAAAGCTGCGAATGCATGGCCGAAAACGACGTGAAAAAGGTGTACGAAGGGCTGCTCTTCATGATGGCCGACGAAGACGACTTCGGGGATGGCCGCGGAAGGGCGGACGGATTGGACGACTTCACCGAATGCTCGGCTTTTTACCACGCGCTGTTCAACGACATGCTGAAGACGCGGATCGCCGGGAAAAACAAGGACTACAGCCCGCTCATCCGCAACGTGGTCCAGTATATCGACGGCCATTACCGCGAGGATATTTCGCTGACGCTGCTTGGGGACACGTTCCACGCCAGTCCGAATTACATCAGCCGGCTGTTCAAGCAGGAGACGGGCAGGGGCCTGTTCGATTACCTGAACCTGGTCCGGATCGGCCAGGCGAAGGAGCTGCTCAAGGACTACAAGTACAAAATTTACGAAGTCGCGGAAATGGTCGGTTTTCACAGCCAGGTCCATTTCGCGATCGTATTCAACAAGTACGAAGGGATGTCTCCGACCGACTACCGCAAGGAGTTAGGATGA
- a CDS encoding carbohydrate ABC transporter permease → MMFRKARDSDFFVGWLFSLPFLILWAWWFFYPFVQSFIRSFQDANFADLGAAKFIGFQNYAKILHDQAFYRAILHSLEIVLIAVPVQTLLGLLMAILVNRKIKGKGLFRTLFFIPYITSTIAVTTVFMMLFKQGTFVTNFFGMFGFGNVTWFANTHYALLFVAILFIFQQVGFSMIVYLSGLQEVPKDLYEAGQIDGASGLQAFRYITVPFMKPITFFVVSVATILGFQIFDQIAAISRYGALGSPAGATGTVVTYFYQNGIRYMNIGYGSAAVVLFFFIIMIITFLQKKLLDEKE, encoded by the coding sequence ATGATGTTCCGTAAAGCGAGGGATTCCGATTTTTTCGTCGGCTGGCTGTTCAGCTTGCCGTTCCTGATCCTATGGGCGTGGTGGTTCTTCTACCCGTTCGTGCAATCGTTCATCCGCAGCTTCCAGGATGCCAACTTCGCAGACCTGGGCGCGGCCAAGTTCATCGGTTTTCAGAACTACGCGAAGATCCTGCACGATCAGGCCTTCTACCGGGCCATTCTTCATTCGCTTGAAATCGTCCTGATCGCCGTGCCCGTGCAGACCCTGCTCGGCTTGCTCATGGCGATTCTCGTCAATCGGAAAATCAAGGGCAAAGGCTTGTTCCGCACCTTGTTTTTCATCCCCTACATTACTTCGACCATAGCCGTAACGACGGTGTTCATGATGCTGTTCAAGCAAGGGACGTTCGTGACCAACTTCTTCGGAATGTTCGGTTTCGGCAATGTCACTTGGTTCGCGAACACGCATTATGCGCTGTTGTTCGTCGCCATATTGTTCATTTTCCAGCAAGTCGGCTTCAGCATGATCGTCTACCTGTCCGGCCTGCAGGAAGTTCCGAAGGACCTGTATGAAGCGGGGCAGATCGACGGAGCCTCCGGCTTGCAGGCATTCCGCTACATTACCGTTCCGTTCATGAAACCGATCACTTTCTTCGTCGTGTCCGTCGCGACCATTCTGGGCTTCCAAATTTTCGACCAGATCGCCGCGATTTCCCGTTACGGTGCGCTGGGATCCCCGGCAGGCGCGACCGGTACGGTCGTGACGTACTTCTACCAGAACGGGATCCGGTACATGAACATCGGCTACGGCAGCGCCGCGGTCGTCCTGTTCTTCTTCATCATCATGATCATTACGTTCCTTCAGAAAAAACTGTTGGATGAAAAGGAGTGA
- a CDS encoding glycogen debranching N-terminal domain-containing protein gives MDYRVIKEGDLFFLTDVHGDVTGNDEAGHGLYTQDTRFLSRMEMLIDGEKPTLLASEGTKGYFASIRSMKVSKDEGAIEMLRERYIQGGILHERVSLTNFFPGEVRFDFAAAFDADFQDMFIVRKYRTGDVGEIVDRDIGPSGMSIRYRGKDEIERETQVAWDCAEAAQAGPDGCFHFAVSLAPKETKRICFTVTPVIAGKVPEARSFEDGLALLEQSYDSWRAETTGVASDVPAFDEIYRRGVTDVRMLMTDIGYGDVPVAGLPWFAVPFGRDSLITSLFMLPLNAGKVRGTLRTLAATQGEKTDPWRDERPGKIMHEIRFGELVQTGQSPFGPYYGTVDATPLFLVVLGEYVRWTGDAALAEELKPNVLRALAWIDENAGGTEGGFLSYRQEAEKGFPNQGWKDSSNSIVHETGEYASSPIALSEVQGYAYQAKKTLAPIFRLLGDVELADRLEQEAAALQARFEEAYWMEDERFYAIALDEDARQVRSVSSNPGHLLMSGLPERSRAESVARRLVSEDMFNGYGVRTMSTQATGYYPMSYHNGSVWPHDNGMILLGLGKLGLKQEAGRVITGLLDASSHFEYRRLPELFCGYGSSESDGPVPYPTTCSPQAWAAATSFAFVQAMLGIDPNVPERKIALNPFLPEGFGELTVSRLPVGQGHLTVKLVRTPGQDDYGKVRIEVVDNTTGCELQIQE, from the coding sequence ATGGATTACCGCGTGATTAAAGAAGGGGATTTGTTCTTCCTGACGGACGTGCATGGGGACGTGACCGGCAACGACGAAGCCGGCCACGGCTTATATACGCAGGACACCCGGTTTCTGAGCCGGATGGAAATGCTGATCGACGGGGAGAAGCCGACGCTTCTCGCCTCGGAAGGGACGAAAGGGTATTTCGCGTCCATCCGGTCGATGAAGGTCAGCAAAGACGAAGGCGCCATTGAGATGCTGCGGGAGCGCTACATTCAAGGCGGCATTCTGCATGAACGCGTATCGCTGACGAACTTCTTCCCCGGAGAGGTCCGGTTCGACTTCGCTGCCGCTTTCGACGCGGACTTCCAGGACATGTTCATCGTCCGCAAATACCGGACCGGCGACGTCGGGGAAATCGTCGACCGCGACATCGGACCGAGCGGCATGTCCATTCGGTACCGAGGCAAGGACGAAATCGAGCGGGAGACTCAGGTCGCATGGGATTGTGCGGAGGCCGCTCAAGCCGGACCCGACGGCTGCTTCCACTTCGCGGTGTCGCTGGCGCCGAAGGAGACGAAGCGGATTTGCTTTACGGTGACGCCGGTCATCGCCGGAAAGGTGCCGGAAGCGCGCTCCTTCGAAGATGGACTTGCGCTGCTGGAGCAGTCGTACGACAGTTGGCGGGCGGAAACGACCGGCGTCGCTTCCGACGTGCCGGCGTTCGACGAAATCTACCGCCGCGGCGTCACGGACGTGCGCATGCTGATGACCGACATTGGTTACGGCGACGTGCCGGTGGCGGGCCTTCCGTGGTTCGCGGTGCCGTTCGGCCGCGACAGCCTGATCACTTCGCTGTTCATGCTGCCGCTGAACGCGGGTAAAGTGCGGGGAACGCTGCGCACGCTTGCGGCGACCCAAGGCGAGAAGACCGACCCGTGGCGGGACGAGCGCCCGGGCAAGATCATGCATGAGATCCGTTTCGGCGAGCTGGTGCAAACGGGACAATCCCCTTTCGGTCCCTATTACGGGACGGTTGACGCGACGCCGCTGTTTCTGGTGGTGCTCGGGGAGTATGTCCGTTGGACCGGAGACGCCGCGCTGGCGGAGGAATTGAAGCCGAACGTGCTGCGAGCGCTGGCTTGGATCGATGAGAACGCCGGCGGCACGGAGGGCGGTTTCCTGAGCTATCGGCAGGAAGCCGAGAAGGGGTTCCCGAACCAGGGTTGGAAAGACTCGTCCAACTCCATCGTCCATGAAACCGGCGAGTATGCGTCTTCCCCGATCGCGCTCTCCGAGGTACAGGGCTATGCCTATCAAGCGAAGAAAACCCTCGCGCCGATCTTCCGGTTGCTTGGGGACGTTGAACTGGCGGACCGGCTGGAACAAGAAGCCGCCGCGCTGCAAGCTCGGTTCGAAGAAGCCTACTGGATGGAGGACGAGCGGTTTTACGCGATTGCGCTCGACGAGGATGCCCGGCAGGTTCGCTCGGTCTCCTCGAATCCGGGACATCTGCTGATGTCGGGCCTTCCCGAGCGTTCCCGCGCGGAGTCCGTTGCCCGGCGGCTCGTGTCGGAGGACATGTTCAACGGGTACGGCGTGCGCACGATGAGTACCCAAGCGACGGGCTACTATCCGATGAGCTACCACAACGGCAGCGTATGGCCGCATGACAACGGCATGATCCTGCTCGGTCTCGGCAAGCTCGGGCTCAAGCAGGAAGCGGGCCGCGTCATCACCGGTTTGCTCGACGCTTCCTCCCATTTCGAATACCGACGGCTGCCGGAGCTGTTCTGCGGCTATGGTTCTTCCGAGTCGGACGGCCCGGTGCCGTATCCGACGACCTGTTCGCCGCAGGCTTGGGCGGCCGCGACGTCTTTCGCTTTCGTGCAGGCGATGCTCGGCATCGACCCGAACGTGCCGGAGCGGAAGATCGCGCTCAATCCGTTCCTGCCGGAAGGATTCGGCGAGCTGACGGTAAGCCGCTTGCCCGTGGGGCAAGGGCATCTCACCGTCAAGCTGGTCCGGACGCCCGGTCAAGACGATTACGGCAAGGTTCGCATCGAAGTCGTCGACAACACGACCGGCTGCGAGTTGCAAATCCAGGAGTAA
- a CDS encoding cache domain-containing sensor histidine kinase, with amino-acid sequence MRHVRQLFLHMGLRQKLILTFACFILLPLLLVGGALSWLYVESNRSMLLDAAKENNRQIVRNIDTSMSPLLRLSMFPVQNPALFRLMKKDYDAVPYPLLERQEDFDEVNTIIRDSIMLYSDLIDSTVIYQLTNHLVLGRSSLDYLNRAYLETEFPQEPFVQSIIAKKGIYVPVGIHDEKLLSNPPIPVVSLGRAIVDPFTKEPYGFILFNINVANLKALWSDIHITDNTRFYLADEHGNLIYSQDAAEIGRPANDILGPQKDAGHYYISSASQLTGWSTVTVIPKRELFGFVYTIVETVAISLVVLLALSVAASVFITTGITRPLLNLERKMKLVTEGNLDVTIEAGPGEVGRIGTAIDRMLKEIRRLIRTIYHEEQEKRQMEILALQSQIRPHFMYNTLNAIKWMAKIQGASGIEEALTAFSSVIRFTATTKSDFVTVKEEIDFIRDYAKILSFRYLNRFEIEFDVDPNVLEHRILKFMLQPLVENAIFHGFDEISYKGKVAIRITEEAGDIVMTVTDNGRGMTPEERIAADRSEAPEKLNSIGLGNIHKRIELHFGQGYGLSLHSELNHGTTAKIIVPVIDKPEQEDGDPL; translated from the coding sequence ATGAGGCATGTCCGGCAATTATTCCTTCATATGGGCCTCAGGCAAAAGTTGATCCTGACTTTTGCCTGTTTCATTTTGCTCCCCCTTCTCCTCGTCGGCGGCGCCTTGTCGTGGCTGTACGTGGAGTCCAACCGCAGCATGCTGCTCGACGCGGCGAAAGAGAACAACCGGCAGATCGTCCGCAACATCGATACCTCGATGAGTCCGCTCCTCCGTTTATCCATGTTCCCGGTGCAGAATCCGGCCCTGTTCCGTCTGATGAAGAAGGACTACGACGCGGTCCCTTATCCTTTGTTGGAGAGACAGGAGGACTTCGACGAAGTGAACACGATCATCCGCGACAGCATCATGCTGTACTCGGACCTAATCGACTCGACGGTTATCTACCAACTGACGAACCATCTAGTGCTGGGCCGCAGCTCGCTCGATTACTTGAACCGCGCTTATTTGGAAACGGAATTCCCGCAAGAGCCTTTCGTGCAAAGCATTATCGCCAAGAAAGGCATCTACGTCCCTGTCGGCATCCATGACGAGAAGCTGCTGTCCAACCCGCCCATTCCCGTCGTCTCGCTCGGCCGCGCGATCGTCGATCCGTTCACCAAAGAGCCTTACGGCTTCATCCTTTTCAATATTAACGTGGCCAATTTGAAGGCGCTGTGGAGCGACATCCACATCACCGACAACACGAGATTTTACTTGGCGGACGAGCACGGCAATCTGATCTACAGTCAGGACGCCGCGGAAATCGGCCGACCGGCAAACGATATTCTCGGACCGCAGAAGGATGCCGGCCATTATTACATTTCATCCGCCTCGCAACTGACGGGCTGGTCTACGGTAACGGTGATCCCGAAAAGGGAGCTGTTCGGCTTCGTATACACGATCGTGGAGACGGTGGCAATTTCCTTGGTCGTGCTGCTGGCGCTGTCCGTCGCGGCTTCGGTGTTCATCACGACAGGCATCACGAGGCCGCTGCTCAATCTGGAGCGGAAAATGAAACTGGTGACCGAGGGCAACCTGGACGTGACGATAGAGGCCGGGCCGGGCGAAGTCGGCAGAATCGGCACGGCGATCGACCGGATGCTGAAGGAAATCCGCCGGCTCATCCGCACCATCTACCACGAGGAGCAAGAAAAACGCCAAATGGAGATCCTCGCGCTGCAGTCGCAGATCCGGCCCCATTTTATGTACAACACGTTAAACGCCATCAAATGGATGGCCAAAATCCAGGGAGCCTCCGGCATCGAAGAGGCGCTGACGGCATTCTCCTCGGTGATCCGGTTCACGGCGACGACCAAGAGCGATTTCGTCACCGTGAAGGAAGAGATCGACTTCATCCGCGACTACGCGAAGATCCTGAGCTTCCGGTATTTAAACCGGTTCGAGATCGAATTCGACGTGGATCCGAACGTCTTGGAGCACCGCATACTCAAATTTATGCTCCAGCCGCTCGTGGAGAACGCCATTTTCCATGGGTTCGACGAGATCTCCTATAAAGGCAAAGTAGCCATTCGGATTACGGAGGAAGCCGGCGACATCGTCATGACGGTGACCGACAACGGACGGGGCATGACGCCGGAGGAGCGTATCGCCGCAGACCGCAGCGAAGCCCCGGAAAAGCTGAACTCCATCGGCCTCGGCAACATTCATAAGCGTATCGAGCTGCATTTTGGGCAGGGTTACGGCTTGTCTTTGCACAGCGAACTCAACCACGGAACGACCGCGAAAATCATCGTGCCCGTGATCGATAAACCGGAACAGGAAGATGGTGATCCGTTGTGA